Genomic DNA from Desulfuromonas versatilis:
CCGGCAAAACCGGCACCACCAATGACCTCAAGGACGCCTGGTTCGCCGGTTACGTCCCCCAGCTGGTCGCCATCTCCTGGGTGGGGTTCGACCAGGAGCGCCCCCTGGGTAAAAAGGAGACCGGCTCCCGGGCCGCCGCTCCGGCCTGGGTAAGCTTCATGCAGGAGGCGGTCAAGGGGCTGGAGCCCGAGGAGTTCCCCGTCCCCGACGGCATCGAGTTTCACCCCATCGACCGGATCTCTGGCCTGCTCACCCCGGAGGACAACAGCGAGGCGTACATCGAAGTCTTCGCGCCTGGAACCGCCCCCTCCCGCTACGCCCTGGACGAATCCCGCCCGCGGGCCAGGGACTTTTTCAAGCTCGACCTGCAGGATAACTGATCGCGAAAATGCCTGAAATCAAAAAGCCCAGTCCCGCCAGGGATTGGGCTTTTTGATTTCGTGGAATTCGCGCTGGTCCTTCAGGGGGCTGGCGGTTTACCCTGGCCCTGCTCTTTCCAGAAGCGCTCGGCCCCCGGATGCAGGGGGATCTCCACCCCGAACAACCCCAGGGCCTGGTCGAGGTTGCGGGTCGAGGGGTGGCTTCGCCGCATGGCCTCCATTCCTTCGTTGCTGAAGAGCTTTTCCAGGGCAGTGGCTACCAGTTCCGGGTCCATGTGGGAATTGGCCACCCACAGTGCCGAGTCCTGATAACTGGCGACCTCGGCCTGCTGTCCTGGGTAGGTTCCCGCGGGGATAACCATCGGCCGATAAAAGGGGTAGGCATTGTACAGCCCGCCGGCGAGCGCCGGCGCCTGGACGTCCAGCAGCCGGATTCTGGCGCGACGACCCAACTCCGTCAGCGACTCGCTCGGGAAGCCGACCATTTCCCATACCGCTTCCACCCTCCCCCTGGAGAGTTCCTCCGCCGCCATGCTGTAGCCGAGGTAGACGGGGATGACCTCCCCCCAGAGCCCCAGCGCAGTGAAAAACCGCTCCGCCGCCAGGGCCGCCCCGGAGCCGGGGTTGCCGATGGCGACCCGTTTGCGCTGCAGATCGTGCACGCTCCTGATCCTGCTGTTGGCCAGCACCACCAGATGCGCGGTGGCCCCGTAGATTCTCGTCAGCGCCCTGACCTCCCGGGTCGGCGGGAGGTGCTTTTCCAACTGGCCCCGCGCGGCGAGGTAAGCGTCTCCGGCATAGACGATTGCCATATCGAGGCTCCTCTGCTCCACCCCCTTGAGATTGGCCAGCGAGCCGCCGGTACGTTCCACGCTCACCCGCA
This window encodes:
- a CDS encoding TAXI family TRAP transporter solute-binding subunit, which translates into the protein MPIKRVLLFPVSILILLSLTLSGCPQREPLLHIGGGPAGGTYQKVAAGLQEVMHLAAPGMRVSVERTGGSLANLKGVEQRSLDMAIVYAGDAYLAARGQLEKHLPPTREVRALTRIYGATAHLVVLANSRIRSVHDLQRKRVAIGNPGSGAALAAERFFTALGLWGEVIPVYLGYSMAAEELSRGRVEAVWEMVGFPSESLTELGRRARIRLLDVQAPALAGGLYNAYPFYRPMVIPAGTYPGQQAEVASYQDSALWVANSHMDPELVATALEKLFSNEGMEAMRRSHPSTRNLDQALGLFGVEIPLHPGAERFWKEQGQGKPPAP